The Pangasianodon hypophthalmus isolate fPanHyp1 chromosome 5, fPanHyp1.pri, whole genome shotgun sequence genome includes a window with the following:
- the si:ch211-45c16.2 gene encoding mitogen-activated protein kinase kinase kinase 13, whose translation MHMHGTMGSSPEVLSWTSCPSLLVGKLKEELKLTVVGDALKKANTNNSPSPQAPPPAPPPQIITDLAPPTSLPVPLQPGRDDDLGVSGSSPPCTALSEDSSREQGHFENSVLQLQEHEEEHHAEHEEHGSCGEEGNEDGGCNMEHADQHHHDDIKLHFHRANTGGGGFLEGLFGCLKPVWNIIGKTYSTDYKLQQQDVWEVPFEEISELQWLGSGAQGAVFLGKFHSEEVAIKKVREQKETDIKHLRKLKHPNIIGFKGVCTQAPCYCIIMEYCAQGQLYEVLRAGRKITPRLLVDWASGIASGMNYLHLHKIIHRDLKSPNVLVTHNDVVKISDFGTSKELSDKSTKMSFAGTVAWMAPEVIRNEPVSEKVDIWSFGVVLWELLTGEIPYKDVDSSAIIWGVGSNSLHLPVPSTCPDGFKILMKQTWQGKPRNRPSFRQILLHLDIASADVLGAPQETYFKSQAEWREEVKKHFEKIKSEGTCIHRLDEELIRRRRDELRHALDIREHYERKLERANNLYMELSAIMLQLEVREKELMKREQAVEKKYPGTYKRHVVRPIVRPNAVEKLIRKKGSVNHKPGTQTPKRPDLLRSDGISSVEAFPVSSPLSGSPRVSTPPGKARYRSKPRHRRTNSKGSHNEFPGVLKPNVNTAEEQQPLQPQQYHHNHHHHHHHQYPHQLPPESPLLPLQRRDNAAATCASELRYFGPAAALRSPHTEHLQHSSPDLINTTLEADARQHAATGPAALCPCCQGHPLPGCPRCQDMLPDCSLVSTREGPDREGMEGQQQPEQAGSPQNSLPRSLRTLSKAGDDSSEEEEGEVDSEVEFPRRQRPHRCMSSFQSYSTFSSENLSVSDGEEGNTSEHSHSGPLEALSASQEEQLDELLSHTPEIPIDISTQSDGLSDKECAVRRVKTQISLGKLCADEHSYENPLHFGDSDCDSSEAECSDATIRNKQPCAPSSW comes from the exons ATGCACATGCACGGCACCATGGGTAGCTCCCCAGAGGTGCTGTCCTGGACCTCTTGCCCCAGCCTGCTGGTGGGAAAGCTCAAAGAAGAGCTCAAGCTCACTGTGGTGGGAGACGCTCTGAAGAAAGCCAATACCAACAATTCCCCTTCTCCCCAAGCCCCACCACCTGCCCCTCCTCCACAGATCATCACAGACCTGGCTCCGCCTACCAGCCTCCCCGTGCCCCTGCAGCCAGGCCGAGACGACGACTTGGGCGTGAGCGGTAGCAGCCCACCCTGCACGGCGCTCAGCGAGGACTCGAGCCGAGAGCAGGGCCACTTCGAGAACAGTGTGCTGCAGCTGCAGGAGCATGAAGAGGAACACCACGCTGAGCATGAAGAGCACGGTTCCTGCGGGGAAGAGGGCAACGAGGACGGAGGCTGTAACATGGAGCACGCTGACCAGCATCATCATGACGATATCAAACTTCACTTCCATCGAGCCAACACGGGCGGAGGCGGCTTCCTGGAAGGCTTGTTCGGCTGCTTAAAGCCTGTGTGGAATATCATAGGGAAGACGTACTCGACAGATTACAAGCTTCAGCAGCAAG ATGTGTGGGAGGTTCCTTTCGAAGAGATCTCCGAGCTGCAGTGGTTGGGAAGTGGAGCTCAGGGCGCCGTCTTCCTGGGAAAGTTCCACTCCGAAGAAGTGGCCATCAAGAAGGTCCGAGagcagaaagagacagacatcAAACACCTCCGCAAACTGAAGCACCCCAACATCATCGGTTTCAA GGGTGTTTGCACACAGGCTCCGTGTTACTGCATTATCATGGAGTACTGTGCTCAGGGGCAGCTGTACGAGGTACTCAGGGCAGGGAGGAAGATAACTCCCCGTCTCCTAGTGGACTGGGCATCGGGCATCGCCAGCGGCATGAACTACCTACACCTCCACAAGATCATCCACAGAGACCTCAAATCACCAAA TGTGTTAGTCACTCATAACGATGTTGTGAAGATCTCTGACTTTGGGACATCCAAAGAGCTGAGTGATAAGAGCACTAAGATGTCATTTGCTGGTACGGTGGCCTGGATGGCTCCAGAGGTGATCCGCAACGAGCCTGTATCTGAGAAAGTAGACATCTG GTCATTTGGTGTGGTGTTATGGGAGCTCCTGACCGGAGAGATCCCCTATAAAGATGTGGATTCCTCGGCCATTATCTGGGGCGTAGGGAGTAACAGTCTGCACCTTCCTGTGCCCTCGACCTGCCCTGACGGCTTCAAAATCCTCATGAAGCAGACATG GCAGGGTAAACCCAGAAACAGGCCATCATTCAGACAGATCCTGCTGCACCTGGACATCGCCTCTGCAGACGTGCTGGGAGCCCCCCAGGAGACGTACTTTAAATCTCAG GCGGAGTGGAGAGAGGAAGTGAAAAAGCATTTTGAGAAGATAAAAAGTGAAGGAACATGCATCCACCGTTTGGATGAGGAACTTATACGGCGCAGAAGAGATGAACTCAG GCATGCACTGGACATTCGAGAGCATTATGAGAGGAAGCTAGAGAGGGCTAACAACCTGTACATGGAGCTGAGTGCAATCATGCTGCAGCTAGAAGTGCGAGAGAAAGAGCTCATGAA AAGGGAGCAAGCTGTGGAGAAAAAATACCCCGGCACATACAAACGCCACGTGGTGCGACCCATCGTCCGACCCAACGCTGTCGAGAAGCTCATCAGGAAGAAAGGCAGCGTGAACCACAAACCTGGCACACAGACTCCCAAGAG GCCTGATCTGCTGCGCTCTGATGGAATCTCCAGTGTGGAGGCTTTCCCAGTGTCCTCTCCTCTCTCAGGCAGCCCAAGGGTTTCTACTCCTCCTGGGAAAGCACGCTACCGCAGCAAACCACGCCACCGCCGCACCAACAGCAAGGGCAGCCACAATGAGTTTCCCGGGGTCCTAAAGCCCAATGTCAACACGGCTGAGGAACAGCaaccactgcagcctcagcaataccatcataatcatcaccatcatcaccatcaccaataCCCTCATCAGCTACCACCTGAGAGCCCTCTGCTCCCTTTGCAGAGGCGAGACAACGCAGCAGCCACATGCGCCAGCGAGCTACGCTACTTTGGCCCTGCCGCAGCACTACGCAGCCCTCACACTGAGCACCTTCAGCACTCCAGCCCCGACCTCATCAACACCACTCTGGAGGCCGATGCACGGCAACATGCAGCCACCGGGCCAGCTGCACTCTGCCCCTGCTGCCAGGGTCACCCACTGCCTGGGTGCCCGCGGTGCCAGGACATGTTGCCTGACTGCTCTCTGGTCAGTACACGTGAGGGTCCAGACAGAGAAGGTATGGAGGGACAGCAACAGCCAGAGCAAGCTGGCTCTCCACAGAACAGCCTCCCGCGCTCCCTCAGAACACTCAGCAAG GCTGGGGATGACTCatctgaggaagaggagggagaGGTTGACAGTGAAGTGGAGTTTCCACGGAGACAGAG GCCTCACCGCTGCATGAGCAGCTTTCAGTCGTACTCGACGTTCAGCTCGGAGAATCTGTCTGTGTCGGATGGGGAGGAGGGAAACACGAGCGAGCACTCACACAGCGGACCTCTAGAGGCACTGAGCGCCAGTCAGGAGGAGCAGCTGGACGagctgctttcacacacaccagagatcCCCATCGACATCTCCACACAGTCTGACGGGCTCTCTGATAAAGAGTGTGCTGTGCGCCGGGTCAAGACTCAGATATCCCTGGGCAAGCTGTGTGCGGACGAACATAGTTATGAG AATCCGCTGCACTTCGGTGATTCAGACTGCGACTCTTCAGAAGCCGAGTGCTCCGACGCCACCATCAGGAACAAGCAGCCGTGTGCTCCCTCTTCCTGGTGA
- the pfkla gene encoding ATP-dependent 6-phosphofructokinase, liver type yields MSSQGLEKLRMTGAGKAIAVLTSGGDAQGMNAAVRAVTRMGIYVGAKVYLIYEGYQGLVDGGDNIKLADWHSVTNIIQLGGTVIGSARCKAFTTREGRLAAAFNLVKRGITNLCVCGGDGSLTGANIFRNEWSGLLAELEAKGRITAERAKQYSHLNIVGLVGSIDNDFCGTDMTIGADSALHRIIDIVDAITTTAISHQRTFVLEVMGRHCGYLALVSALASGADWLFIPEAPPEDNWEELMCARLGESRSKGSRLNVIIIAEGAINRKGEPISSSYIKDLVVKRLGYDTRVTVLGHVQRGGTPSAFDRVLSSKLGMEAVVALMEATPDTAACVIGLSGNRSVRLPLMEAVEMTKAVQTAMNEKRFEDAIQLRGRSFANNWGIYKLLAYQKPAQVTSNFSLAILNVGAPAAGMNAAVRSAVRVALESGHKVYTVDNGFEGLANGEVKEMSWSSVAGWTGQGGSVLGTKRTLPSTCMEKLVENLTKYSIQSLLVIGGFEAYEGVLELYDARGRYTELCIPMCIIPATISNNVPGTEFSLGADTAVNAAMESCDKIKQSATGTKRRVFVVETMGGYCGYLATTAGIAVGADAAYIFEEPFDIHDLQTNVEHLTEKMKKDIQRGLVLRNEKCHPQYTTDFIHNLYTAEGKGVFDCRINVLGHLQQGGAPSPFDRNFGTKLGVRAVQWLTEKMAATYRQGSVFANSLDTACVLGLNGKVLTFSSVAELKKQTDFEHRMPKEQWWLSLRLLLKMLAKYQTSFDQYVTGEIRHVTLRSLSQDPGF; encoded by the exons ATGAGTTCTCAGGGTTTGGAGAAGCTCCGGATGACGGGTGCTGGGAAAGCCATAGCCGTGCTGACCAGTGGAGGAGAtgcacaag GTATGAACGCCGCTGTCCGTGCCGTCACTCGGATGGGGATATATGTTGGAGCCAAGGTGTATCTGATTTATGAG GGTTACCAGGGTCTGGTGGATGGAGGAGACAATATCAAACTGGCTGACTGGCACAGCGTAACCAACATCATCCAGCTG GGTGGGACAGTGATAGGCAGCGCTCGCTGTAAAGCCTTCACCACACGGGAAGGCCGTCTGGCTGCCGCCTTTAACCTTGTGAAACGTGGGATCAccaacctctgtgtgtgtggaggtgacGGCAGCCTTACAGGCGCTAACATCTTCCGAAATGAGTGGAGCGGACTACTCGCCGAGCTGGAAGCCAAAG GCAGGATCACTGCTGAGAGAGCAAAACAGTACAGCCACCTAAACATCGTGGGTTTGGTGGGCTCCATCGATAACGACTTCTGTGGCACTGACATGACCATCGGAGCAGACTCAGCCCTCCATCGCATCATAGATATCGTGGACGCCATTACCACCACTGCTATAAG CCATCAGCGCACATTTGTCCTGGAGGTAATGGGACGACACTGTGG ATATCTGGCTCTGGTGTCTGCGTTAGCATCTGGAGCAGACTGGCTCTTTATTCCTGAAGCTCCTCCAGAGGACAACTGGGAGGAGCTCATGTGCGCTCGGCTTGGAGAG aGCCGTAGTAAGGGATCCAGACTCAACGTCATCATCATTGCTGAGGGAGCAATCAACAGAAAAGGCGAACCCATCTCTTCCAGCTACATCAAAGAT ctTGTTGTAAAGCGGTTGGGTTATGACACCAGGGTGACTGTTCTGGGTCACGTGCAGAGAGGAGGAACTCCTTCAGCCTTCGATCGAGTACTA AGCAGTAAGTTGGGAATGGAGGCAGTGGTGGCGCTGATGGAGGCGACTCCTGATACCGCCGCCTGTGTGATCGGCCTGTCTGGTAACCGGTCGGTGAGGCTGCCTCTCATGGAAGCGGTGGAAATG ACTAAAGCAGTACAGACGGCTATGAATGAGAAGAGGTTTGAGGATGCCATTCAGCTGCGTGGAAG GAGCTTCGCGAACAACTGGGGCATTTACAAGTTACTGGCATACCAGAAGCCTGCTCAAGTCACG AGCAACTTCTCATTGGCCATCCTGAACGTGGGTGCTCCAGCAGCTGGTATGAATGCAGctgtgaggtctgcagtgagagTGGCACTAGAATCTGGCCACAAAGTCTACACTGTTGATAATGGATTTGAGGGCCTCGCCAATGGAGAG GTTAAAGAGATGTCTTGGAGTAGTGTGGCTGGTTGGACTGGTCAAGGTGGCTCAGTTCTGGGGACTAAACG AACCCTACCCAGTACCTGCATGGAAAAGTTGGTTGAAAATCTTACCAAGTACAGCATCCAGTCACTACTAGTAATTGGAGGCTTTGAA GCTTATGAAGGGGTACTGGAGTTGTATGATGCCAGGGGGCGCTACACAGAGCTGTGTATTCCCATGTGTATCATTCCTGCCACCATCAGCAACAATGTCCCTGGCACTGAATTCAGTCTGGGTGCTGATACTGCTGTCAACGCAGCTATGGAG AGCTGTGATAAGATCAAACAGTCAGCTACAGGAACAAAGAGGAGGGTATTTGTGGTGGAAACCATGGGAGGATATTGTGGATATCTGGCAACCACAGCTGGCATTGCTGTGGGAGCGGATGCTGCATATATATTTGAGGAGCCTTTCGATATCCACGATCTGCAG ACGAATGTTGAGCATCTGACAGAGAAGATGAAGAAGGATATCCAGAGGGGTCTGGTGCTGAG GAATGAGAAATGCCATCCACAGTACACCACTGACTTCATCCATAACCTGTACACTGCTGAAGGAAAAGGAGTGTTTGACTGCAGGATCAACGTGCTCGGACATCTCCAACAG ggaGGTGCACCTTCACCTTTTGATAGGAACTTTGGTACAAAGTTGGGTGTGAGGGCCGTGCAGTGGCTTACTGAGAAGATGGCTGCCACGTACAGACAAG GTTCTGTGTTTGCTAACTCCCTGGATACGGCGTGTGTGTTGGGCCTGAATGGCAAAGTGCTCACGTTCAGCTCTGTGGCTGAGCTAAAGAAGCAGACTGACTTTGA GCACAGAATGCCCAAAGAGCAATGGTGGCTGAGTCTGCGGCTGCTGCTGAAGATGCTGGCCAAATACCAGACCAGCTTTGATCAGTATGTCACAGGAGAGATTAGACATGTGACCCTTCGTTCTCTCAGTCAAGACCCTGGGTTTTAG